A genomic region of Bacteroidales bacterium contains the following coding sequences:
- a CDS encoding transposase yields MANTYTQIHIHAVFSVQNRECIIRNSWKDELYKYITGIIHNNDHKLLAING; encoded by the coding sequence ATGGCAAATACATACACACAAATCCACATTCACGCGGTTTTTTCCGTTCAAAACCGGGAATGCATCATCCGGAATTCCTGGAAAGATGAACTGTATAAGTATATCACAGGAATTATCCATAACAATGATCACAAACTATTGGCAATTAACGGAA